A part of Halobaculum sp. MBLA0143 genomic DNA contains:
- the thsA gene encoding thermosome subunit alpha: MFVLSEDSERTSGEDAQAANIDAGKAVAESVRTTLGPRGMDKMLVSDSGDVVITNDGATILEEMDIDHPAAKMLVEVAESQAEDVGDGTTTAVTLAGELLSQFEQLLEDDIHPTTVVQGYKQAERAAVEAVDDTVVDGEIDEETLTEIVTTAMTGKGTGGVTPESLAGDIVDAVQRVETEAGVDRDAISIATQPGSSAGATELIEGVIAEESAARDDSPRSLTDASVGVLDADLDQAEPDVDAEWQVSSREQLDEALQAERERLEEFTQAVLDLDVDALFVTGDVNEQVAAALTREDVLVFDSVDSDTARSVAKATGAAQIGDLDDFEADDFGAADSVRIESFDDDLVFVEGGDATETVTLFVRGGTGHVTDELERAIRDGVDAATEAADTGEIVPGAGATELAVAAALREEAASVEGREQLAVEAFADALDVIPRTLAQNAGQDPIDALVDLRSANETGRAGLVQTGEDTEVVDPVGEGVVDPASVKREAIRSATEAATMLARIDDVISAE, from the coding sequence ATGTTCGTACTCTCGGAGGACTCGGAACGAACCTCTGGGGAGGACGCACAGGCGGCCAACATCGACGCCGGGAAGGCGGTCGCGGAGTCCGTGCGCACCACGCTCGGCCCTCGCGGGATGGACAAGATGCTCGTCTCCGACTCCGGGGACGTCGTCATCACGAACGACGGCGCGACGATCCTGGAGGAGATGGACATCGACCACCCGGCCGCGAAGATGCTGGTCGAGGTGGCGGAGTCCCAGGCCGAGGACGTCGGTGACGGGACGACCACGGCCGTCACACTCGCCGGCGAGCTCCTCTCGCAGTTCGAGCAGCTTCTGGAAGACGACATCCACCCGACGACGGTGGTCCAGGGGTACAAGCAGGCCGAGCGAGCGGCCGTCGAGGCAGTCGACGACACGGTCGTCGACGGCGAGATCGACGAGGAGACGCTGACGGAGATCGTCACGACCGCGATGACCGGCAAGGGCACGGGCGGTGTCACGCCGGAGTCGCTGGCCGGCGACATCGTCGACGCCGTCCAACGCGTCGAGACCGAGGCGGGTGTCGACCGCGACGCCATCTCTATCGCCACCCAGCCGGGCAGTTCCGCCGGCGCGACGGAGCTGATCGAGGGTGTGATCGCCGAGGAGTCGGCCGCCCGCGACGACTCGCCGCGCAGCCTGACGGACGCGTCCGTCGGCGTGCTCGACGCCGACCTGGACCAGGCGGAGCCGGACGTGGACGCCGAGTGGCAGGTGTCGTCCCGCGAACAGCTCGACGAGGCACTCCAGGCGGAACGCGAACGGCTGGAGGAGTTCACCCAGGCCGTCCTCGACCTGGACGTCGACGCCCTGTTCGTCACCGGTGACGTGAACGAACAGGTCGCCGCGGCGCTCACCCGCGAGGACGTGCTCGTGTTCGACTCCGTCGACTCGGACACGGCCCGTTCGGTGGCGAAGGCGACCGGCGCCGCACAGATCGGCGACCTCGACGACTTCGAGGCCGACGACTTCGGGGCGGCCGACTCCGTTCGGATCGAGTCGTTCGACGACGACCTCGTGTTCGTCGAGGGCGGCGACGCCACGGAGACGGTGACGTTGTTCGTCCGGGGCGGCACCGGCCACGTCACCGACGAGCTGGAGCGAGCCATCCGCGACGGCGTCGACGCCGCGACGGAGGCCGCAGACACCGGGGAGATCGTCCCCGGCGCCGGCGCGACGGAGTTGGCCGTCGCCGCCGCCCTCCGCGAGGAGGCCGCCTCCGTCGAGGGCCGCGAGCAGCTGGCCGTCGAGGCGTTCGCCGACGCGTTGGACGTGATCCCGCGTACCCTCGCGCAGAACGCCGGCCAGGACCCGATCGACGCGCTCGTTGACCTCCGGAGTGCGAACGAAACCGGCCGCGCCGGTCTCGTCCAGACGGGCGAGGACACGGAAGTCGTCGACCCCGTCGGCGAGGGTGTCGTCGACCCGGCGTCGGTCAAGCGGGAGGCGATCCGCTCGGCGACGGAGGCCGCGACGATGCTCGCCCGCATCGACGACGTGATCTCCGCGGAGTGA
- a CDS encoding M28 family peptidase, which yields MYGDADLALPDAVVGDAYRSAFGWETLTSLADVGSRMAGQAGERRGAEVVRDAFDAAGARDARIESFEIPGWWRGESSLTVDGSTERHHDGDHEVLALPGSPAGEVTGRVVDVGAGGYDEFDAAGDLSGAIVLASSRTPETADRWIHRMEKYVAAADAGAAAFVFRNHVEGAVPPTGEVGYHERPGPIPAVGVSKEVGARLARYARGDATATVDVDCRSESTDSHNAVSEVGPATEETVLLTAHVDAHDIADGANDNGAGSALVAEVGRLLADDDVGLDTRVRLVTFGAEEIGLWGAYHTAETTDLDSIRAVVNLDGACSSRDLRVGSNGFDALAGLFEGVTDDLGAPLATGDTISPHGDQWAFVQEGVPATMVSTQSDSSGRGWGHTHADTLDKLDSRDLRAVAVQVAEAVVRLANGDVSPEHRTRAEMRDRIDEGYEQELKQGGRWPYGE from the coding sequence GTGTACGGAGACGCCGACCTGGCGTTGCCCGACGCGGTCGTCGGGGACGCCTACCGGAGCGCGTTCGGGTGGGAGACGCTGACGAGTCTCGCCGACGTGGGGAGTCGGATGGCCGGCCAGGCGGGCGAGCGCCGCGGAGCCGAGGTCGTCCGGGACGCCTTCGACGCGGCCGGCGCGCGCGACGCCCGGATCGAGTCGTTCGAGATTCCTGGCTGGTGGCGCGGCGAGTCGAGTCTGACCGTCGACGGCTCGACGGAGCGGCACCACGACGGCGACCACGAGGTGCTCGCGCTCCCGGGCTCGCCCGCCGGCGAGGTCACCGGTCGGGTCGTCGACGTCGGCGCCGGCGGCTACGACGAGTTCGACGCTGCGGGCGACCTCTCCGGGGCGATCGTCCTCGCGTCCTCCCGGACGCCCGAGACCGCCGACCGTTGGATCCACCGGATGGAGAAGTACGTCGCCGCCGCCGACGCCGGCGCGGCCGCGTTCGTCTTCCGCAACCACGTCGAGGGCGCCGTCCCGCCGACGGGCGAAGTGGGCTACCACGAGCGCCCCGGACCGATCCCCGCCGTCGGCGTCTCGAAGGAGGTCGGCGCCAGGCTCGCCCGCTACGCTCGCGGCGACGCCACCGCGACCGTCGACGTCGACTGCCGGTCGGAGTCGACGGACTCGCACAACGCCGTCAGCGAGGTGGGCCCGGCGACCGAGGAGACCGTCCTGCTCACCGCCCACGTCGACGCCCACGACATCGCCGACGGCGCCAACGACAACGGCGCCGGCTCCGCGCTCGTCGCCGAGGTCGGCCGGCTGCTCGCCGACGACGACGTAGGCCTGGACACCCGGGTCCGGCTCGTCACCTTCGGCGCCGAGGAGATCGGCCTCTGGGGCGCCTACCACACCGCCGAGACGACCGACCTCGACTCGATCCGAGCGGTCGTCAACTTGGACGGTGCCTGTTCCTCGCGGGACCTCCGCGTCGGCTCCAACGGCTTCGACGCGCTCGCGGGGCTGTTCGAAGGGGTCACGGACGATCTCGGCGCCCCCCTGGCCACCGGCGACACGATCTCGCCCCACGGCGACCAGTGGGCGTTCGTCCAAGAGGGCGTCCCCGCCACGATGGTGTCGACCCAGTCCGACTCCTCGGGCCGCGGCTGGGGCCACACCCACGCCGACACGCTGGACAAGCTCGACTCCCGGGACCTCCGGGCCGTCGCGGTTCAGGTGGCCGAGGCCGTCGTTCGGCTGGCGAACGGCGACGTGTCGCCGGAGCATCGCACCCGCGCGGAGATGCGCGACCGGATCGACGAGGGGTACGAACAGGAGCTGAAGCAGGGCGGACGGTGGCCGTACGGGGAGTAG